One window of Nitrospirota bacterium genomic DNA carries:
- a CDS encoding addiction module protein, with translation MRPNEIVKEIDKLDLSEKLILVEDIWDAIAQNNEVLPMPEWQKIELDKRYNDYKNGKLELHDCKTVHEELRDKYK, from the coding sequence ATGAGACCAAATGAAATCGTAAAAGAAATAGATAAATTGGACTTGTCAGAAAAACTAATATTAGTTGAGGATATTTGGGATGCTATTGCTCAAAACAATGAAGTGCTGCCAATGCCGGAATGGCAAAAAATCGAATTAGACAAAAGATACAATGATTATAAAAATGGAAAACTGGAACTTCATGATTGTAAAACTGTTCATGAAGAGCTGCGTGATAAATATAAATGA
- a CDS encoding glutamate--cysteine ligase, whose protein sequence is MAANRLKLFEGFGIELEYIIADCETLDVMPISDAVLRAAAGRYTTDHYNGSMAWSNELVSHVMEIKNNEPVPSLKGLSKSFHKQITDINNILRPMGGMLMPSAMHPWMNPRKETKLWARRYHSVYETYDRIFNCKRHGWANVQSMHINLSFKGDDELGRLHAAVRLLLPMIPALAASSPVVEGKITGLQDTRLLHYARNQRKVPSIMGKIIPEPVFTKAEYREKILGKMYKDIAKYDDENILNNEWLNSRGAIPRYERNAMEIRIADTQECPRADIAIAEIVISALKLLVAEKLASYEEQKVWGVNALLPVFKSTIRDSGNAVIQNTRYLKMFRFPESKATANELWKHLIMEAGKKYPISVESQNILKIITEEGTLSQRILKSLGKKPSHKRLKTVYEKLCECLAENRVFNE, encoded by the coding sequence GTGGCTGCGAATAGACTGAAACTCTTTGAAGGCTTCGGCATTGAACTGGAATATATTATCGCAGACTGTGAAACGCTTGATGTCATGCCGATATCTGACGCAGTGCTGCGCGCTGCTGCCGGACGTTACACAACCGATCATTACAACGGCAGCATGGCATGGTCGAACGAGCTTGTCTCTCATGTCATGGAGATCAAGAACAATGAACCCGTACCCTCTCTCAAAGGGCTTTCAAAATCATTTCATAAACAGATAACAGACATCAATAATATTCTCAGACCGATGGGCGGAATGCTCATGCCCTCTGCCATGCATCCCTGGATGAATCCACGGAAAGAGACAAAGCTCTGGGCGCGCCGTTACCATAGTGTGTACGAAACCTATGACAGGATATTCAACTGCAAGAGGCACGGCTGGGCAAATGTCCAGAGCATGCACATAAATCTCTCTTTCAAAGGCGATGATGAATTAGGCAGGCTTCATGCAGCAGTCCGTCTTCTCCTTCCGATGATCCCTGCGCTTGCTGCCAGCTCGCCGGTTGTTGAAGGAAAGATCACCGGCTTGCAGGATACACGCCTTTTGCATTATGCACGGAACCAAAGGAAGGTTCCGTCAATCATGGGAAAGATAATCCCTGAACCTGTCTTCACAAAGGCTGAATACAGAGAGAAGATACTGGGGAAAATGTACAAGGATATAGCTAAATATGATGATGAGAATATCCTAAATAATGAATGGCTCAATTCAAGGGGAGCAATACCCCGTTACGAGCGAAACGCGATGGAGATACGAATTGCGGATACGCAGGAGTGCCCGCGAGCTGATATCGCCATAGCTGAGATAGTCATATCGGCCTTAAAACTTCTTGTGGCTGAGAAGTTGGCAAGCTATGAAGAACAGAAAGTATGGGGAGTGAATGCATTGCTTCCGGTCTTTAAAAGCACCATACGCGATAGCGGAAACGCGGTAATTCAGAATACGCGTTATCTAAAGATGTTCAGATTCCCTGAGTCAAAAGCTACTGCAAATGAATTGTGGAAGCATCTTATAATGGAAGCCGGCAAGAAATACCCAATTTCTGTCGAATCTCAAAATATCCTGAAAATCATTACAGAAGAAGGAACTCTATCACAGAGAATACTCAAGTCGCTTGGCAAAAAACCTTCACATAAACGGCTGAAAACAGTATATGAAAAACTTTGCGAATGCCTCGCTGAAAACAGGGTGTTCAATGAATAA
- a CDS encoding DUF4258 domain-containing protein, whose translation MSAQKDLIQLVRGSAGKKLLFLPHAIQQMSRPDRMISTSEVHRVINNGELIEDYPEDARGHSCLIFGYGDGERAIHVVCSPREDYLAIITAYLPDREQWEDNLRERKNK comes from the coding sequence GTGAGTGCACAGAAAGATTTGATTCAACTTGTTCGTGGATCTGCTGGGAAGAAGTTATTATTTTTACCACATGCAATTCAGCAGATGTCACGACCAGACAGAATGATCAGTACATCAGAAGTTCATCGAGTAATCAATAACGGTGAACTTATTGAGGATTATCCGGAAGACGCCAGAGGGCATAGTTGTTTGATTTTTGGTTATGGAGACGGAGAACGGGCAATACATGTTGTTTGTTCTCCAAGAGAAGATTATCTTGCAATAATAACAGCATATCTTCCTGACCGTGAACAGTGGGAAGATAATTTAAGAGAGAGGAAAAACAAATGA
- a CDS encoding YgiT-type zinc finger protein has protein sequence MKCIYCQGAMVRKAAPFHIDRKGYHLLFDAIPAWVCNQCGEAYFEETEVDAIQAVLRKIDQETEKLAIAS, from the coding sequence ATGAAATGCATTTATTGTCAAGGAGCAATGGTAAGAAAGGCAGCGCCTTTTCATATTGACAGAAAAGGTTATCACTTGCTGTTTGATGCCATTCCTGCATGGGTATGCAATCAGTGCGGCGAAGCGTATTTTGAAGAAACAGAAGTTGATGCTATTCAAGCGGTTTTGCGCAAGATTGATCAAGAGACTGAGAAGTTAGCTATCGCAAGCTGA
- a CDS encoding type II toxin-antitoxin system RelE/ParE family toxin, producing MILRYTDRAKDDLELAFEWYEKQRRGLGFEFLDCIEVSLNNILAFPEMYKTLYACLRGCVIRRFPFSIFYSIEGNEIVIHSIFDNRQDPEKHP from the coding sequence ATGATCCTGCGCTATACAGACAGGGCTAAAGACGACCTTGAATTAGCGTTTGAATGGTACGAAAAACAGAGAAGAGGACTTGGTTTTGAATTTCTCGACTGTATTGAGGTATCGCTAAATAACATCCTCGCTTTTCCAGAGATGTACAAAACATTATATGCCTGTTTAAGAGGCTGTGTCATTAGAAGATTTCCTTTTTCAATATTTTATTCCATAGAAGGTAATGAAATAGTAATTCATTCTATTTTTGATAACAGACAAGACCCTGAAAAACACCCATAA
- a CDS encoding U32 family peptidase: MNTPELLAPAGNFEKLITALHYGADAVYLGLSEFSLRAKAGNFDEDGLIKAVELVHQKGKRIYITANIIPHSRDISPIRDHLIFLKRAKPDGIIISDLGIFEMAKETAPGIPIHISTQANITNPKTALFWEKAGAKRLVLSRELAIDEIKEIRNSVSIELECFVHGAICISYSGRCYISSFLANRPANHGECTNSCRWNYALMEEKRPDEFHPVYEDKRGTYMMSSKDLCMIEHLDKLADAGIDSFKIEGRMKGINYVAGVIKTYREAVDSLKDRPYNVQERWLRELSMISSRGYTTGMFLGKQPDEDYNHDEENVYRMSHDLVGIVKSVHNGRTDILLRNNLSTGDSVEFLSTGLEERSFLVDDICNDRGRPVDVGRNEEIVSIPSVDGVRENDIVRRVKPAL, translated from the coding sequence ATGAATACACCCGAACTCCTGGCTCCTGCCGGCAACTTTGAAAAACTGATAACCGCGCTTCACTACGGCGCCGACGCGGTATACCTTGGGCTTTCAGAGTTTAGCCTCAGGGCAAAGGCCGGCAACTTTGATGAAGATGGACTGATAAAGGCCGTTGAGCTGGTTCATCAAAAAGGCAAAAGAATATATATCACTGCGAACATCATCCCTCACAGCAGAGATATATCCCCGATAAGAGATCATTTAATCTTCCTGAAAAGGGCCAAACCGGACGGGATAATCATCTCTGACCTCGGCATCTTTGAGATGGCAAAAGAGACCGCGCCTGGGATCCCGATCCATATAAGCACGCAGGCAAATATCACAAACCCGAAAACCGCCCTGTTCTGGGAAAAGGCCGGGGCAAAGAGGCTCGTCCTTTCAAGAGAGCTTGCGATAGATGAGATAAAAGAGATACGCAACAGCGTATCAATCGAGCTTGAATGCTTTGTCCACGGCGCCATATGCATCTCTTACTCAGGGAGGTGCTACATCAGCAGCTTTCTCGCGAACAGGCCCGCTAATCATGGAGAATGCACAAACTCCTGCAGGTGGAATTATGCGCTGATGGAGGAGAAACGCCCTGATGAATTTCATCCAGTTTATGAGGACAAGAGAGGCACATACATGATGAGTTCAAAAGACCTCTGCATGATAGAGCACCTTGATAAGCTTGCCGACGCAGGGATCGACAGCTTTAAGATAGAGGGGCGCATGAAGGGCATTAATTATGTTGCCGGAGTGATCAAGACCTACAGGGAAGCGGTTGACAGCCTGAAGGATCGTCCCTACAATGTGCAGGAGAGATGGCTCAGGGAACTTTCAATGATCTCAAGCAGGGGTTATACAACAGGCATGTTCCTCGGCAAGCAGCCTGATGAAGATTACAACCATGATGAAGAGAATGTCTACAGAATGAGCCATGACCTTGTCGGCATTGTAAAATCTGTTCATAACGGCAGGACCGATATCCTGCTGAGAAACAATCTCAGCACAGGAGACAGTGTTGAATTCCTCTCAACAGGGCTTGAAGAGAGATCATTTTTGGTGGATGATATATGTAATGACAGAGGAAGGCCTGTGGATGTGGGCAGGAACGAAGAGATCGTGTCGATCCCCTCAGTTGACGGAGTGAGAGAGAATGATATTGTCAGGCGTGTTAAACCAGCTTTGTAA
- a CDS encoding lipid-binding SYLF domain-containing protein: protein MKRMRVVLSVMCALFLLSGIIPAQAETREEKKVEDAITVLTEIMKIPEEGLPVALLNNAYGVAVIPGVIKVGFVLGGRLGHGILVTKGDNGQWSNPSFITLTGGSFGFQIGAQSSDVILIFKSEKSIEGIINGKFTLGADAAVAAGPVGRQAEMSTDLYLKAEIFSYSRSRGLFAGLALEGSALSIDEDSNRYFYNNESVSARDILNGKSIKAPDAANKFRQLLKKYAEEKPEAK, encoded by the coding sequence ATGAAAAGAATGAGAGTTGTCCTTTCAGTAATGTGCGCCCTGTTTCTGCTTTCCGGCATCATTCCGGCCCAGGCCGAGACAAGAGAAGAGAAGAAGGTTGAGGATGCGATAACTGTCCTGACAGAGATCATGAAGATACCTGAGGAAGGCCTTCCCGTCGCGCTTCTTAATAACGCCTACGGCGTGGCAGTTATCCCCGGTGTCATAAAGGTCGGTTTCGTATTGGGCGGAAGGCTCGGGCACGGAATCCTTGTGACAAAAGGCGATAACGGGCAGTGGAGTAACCCCTCGTTCATAACACTCACCGGCGGCAGCTTTGGTTTCCAGATAGGCGCGCAGTCAAGCGATGTCATCCTGATATTCAAGAGCGAAAAGAGCATTGAAGGGATAATAAACGGCAAGTTCACCCTCGGCGCGGACGCGGCTGTCGCAGCAGGCCCTGTAGGACGGCAGGCTGAGATGAGCACCGATCTATACCTGAAGGCTGAGATATTCTCATACTCAAGAAGCCGGGGACTTTTCGCAGGCCTTGCGCTTGAAGGCTCTGCTCTCAGCATCGACGAAGATTCAAACAGGTACTTCTACAATAATGAATCTGTATCTGCCAGAGATATCCTGAACGGCAAAAGCATAAAGGCCCCTGACGCCGCAAATAAATTCAGGCAGCTATTGAAAAAATATGCTGAAGAAAAACCTGAGGCCAAGTGA
- a CDS encoding N-formylglutamate amidohydrolase: protein MNKQFEIIISCEHGGNLVPQEYVHLFKGKEKLLNSHKGFDIGSYELAGAIAEYLGVRCYYSEITRLLVDLNRSLKHPNLFSDISRKSGSNVRADILKKYYHSYRNVIESVIADKIHSGKNVLHIAVHTFTPVLNGVKRNADIGLLYDPLRTKEKEFCIRLQKALSVSNPGLVVRRNYPYLGKTDGLVTYFRKNFPQKHYLGIELEVNQKYSLGNNKQWNEIQENIIKAVNDALLCK from the coding sequence ATGAATAAACAATTTGAGATAATCATCTCGTGCGAACACGGCGGCAATCTTGTGCCTCAGGAATACGTGCATCTCTTTAAGGGCAAAGAAAAGCTGCTGAATAGCCATAAAGGTTTTGATATCGGCTCATATGAACTCGCAGGAGCGATTGCAGAATATCTCGGTGTGCGCTGTTATTACTCTGAAATAACACGCCTGCTTGTTGACCTGAACCGGTCATTGAAGCATCCGAACCTCTTTTCTGATATAAGCAGAAAGTCCGGCAGCAATGTAAGAGCCGATATCCTTAAAAAATACTACCATTCTTACCGTAATGTAATCGAATCAGTTATTGCAGACAAAATTCATTCGGGCAAAAATGTTTTGCATATAGCGGTTCATACCTTCACGCCTGTGCTAAATGGTGTAAAGCGTAATGCTGACATCGGACTACTTTATGACCCTTTACGAACAAAAGAAAAAGAGTTCTGTATCCGCTTGCAGAAAGCACTCAGCGTCTCAAACCCCGGCCTCGTCGTCCGCCGCAATTATCCCTACCTCGGCAAGACAGACGGGCTTGTGACCTATTTCAGAAAAAACTTTCCGCAGAAACATTATCTTGGAATCGAGCTTGAGGTCAATCAGAAATATTCACTGGGTAATAATAAACAATGGAATGAGATTCAGGAAAATATCATTAAAGCGGTTAACGATGCCCTGCTCTGTAAATAG